From a single Miscanthus floridulus cultivar M001 chromosome 8, ASM1932011v1, whole genome shotgun sequence genomic region:
- the LOC136476861 gene encoding OVARIAN TUMOR DOMAIN-containing deubiquitinating enzyme 4-like has product MRLYSPALCLRRSSTHSHPSQFRGGFTQSMASWKCPHSQSSLYNPKSGLVDFSLSKNVKSSQPRSIKYFVSLMGQQFRCGLSTREGSLSVKLDIPSHEKSRIGWNWKNMHHKIGGAAGGFCFGFSVTGLASAEVPVIRIKDNAETSSSSTSSTHGKKVYTDYSVTGIPGDGRCLFRSVVHGACIRSGRPIPNEDLQRKLADELRAMVADEFVRRREETEWFVEGDFDTYVSHIREPHVWGGEPELFMASHVLQMPITVYMCDEDACGLIAIAEYGQQYGKEDPIQVLYHGFGHYDALQIPAKVGSKRKR; this is encoded by the exons ATGCGGCTCTACTCACCTGCACTCTGTTTGCGGCGATCAAGCACACATTCTCATCCTAGCCAGTTCCGAGGAGGATTCACGCAGAGTATGGCCTCATGGAAGTGCCCGCACTCGCAGTCAAGCCTGTACAATCCGAAGTCGGGTTTAGTTGATTTTTCTCTTAGCAAGAATGTAAAGTCTTCTCAGCCACGAAGTATAAAGTACTTTGTCAGCTTAATGGGCCAGCAGTTCCGTTGTGGACTGTCAACCAGAGAGGGTAGCCTAAGCGTAAAGCTTGACATTCCTTCGCACGAAAAATCAAGGATAGGCTGGAACTGGAAAAACATGCATCACAAGATAGGAGGTGCAGCCGGTGGATTCTGCTTTGGTTTTTCGGTTACTGGACTAGCAAGCGCTGAGGTTCCTGTCATTAGAATCAAAGACAATGCTGAAACTTCATCGTCATCTACCAGTTCAACTCATGGGAAGAAAGTCTACACAGATTATTCTGTCACTG GTATTCCTGGAGATGGAAGATGTTTATTCCGCTCTGTGGTACATGGTGCATGCATTAGATCAGGGAGACCCATACCTAATGAAGATCTTCAGAGAAAACTAGCTGATGAATTGAGAGCAATG GTTGCTGATGAATTTGTCAGGAGGCGGGAAGAGACTGAATG GTTTGTCGAGGGGGATTTTGATACATATGTATCCCATATCAGGGAGCCACATGTGTGGGGAGGCGAGCCAGAGTTGTTCATGGCGTCCCATGTTCTTCA GATGCCAATAACGGTTTACATGTGCGATGAGGATGCCTGTGGTCTGATAGCAATTGCAGAATATGGCCAGCAGTATGGTAAAGAAGACCCAATCCAAGTCTTGTATCATGGTTTTGGCCATTACGACGCTCTACAGATCCCAGCAAAGGTTGGTTCGAAGAGGAAGCGGTAG